One genomic segment of Sphingomonas sp. KR3-1 includes these proteins:
- a CDS encoding DUF4136 domain-containing protein — MTAGCTDTPTVKTDYDQTVDYAKYHQYSWVYTGVPQGMNPLLFDRVRGSIDRSLAARGYQPVEKGDFAIAFTLGRRDRVEVTDFGPYGPYYRGWGWGAGYRNVDVRNVTDGTLVIDLYDVATRKPIWHGVATQEIDPGKVDQAKIDTAIDAVLAKFPPQPGAQ, encoded by the coding sequence ATGACGGCAGGGTGCACCGATACGCCCACCGTCAAGACCGACTATGACCAGACGGTCGATTACGCCAAATACCACCAGTATAGCTGGGTCTATACCGGCGTGCCCCAGGGCATGAACCCGCTGCTGTTCGACCGGGTGCGCGGTTCGATCGACCGCTCGCTGGCGGCGCGCGGCTATCAGCCAGTGGAGAAGGGCGATTTCGCGATCGCCTTCACGCTCGGCCGGCGCGACCGGGTCGAGGTGACCGATTTCGGCCCCTATGGTCCCTATTATCGCGGCTGGGGCTGGGGTGCCGGCTATCGCAACGTCGATGTGCGCAACGTGACCGACGGCACGCTGGTGATCGACCTGTACGATGTCGCCACCCGCAAGCCGATCTGGCACGGCGTCGCCACGCAGGAGATCGATCCCGGCAAGGTCGACCAGGCGAAGATCGACACTGCGATCGACGCCGTCCTCGCCAAGTTCCCGCCCCAGCCCGGGGCCCAATAA